In Deltaproteobacteria bacterium, the following proteins share a genomic window:
- a CDS encoding DUF1501 domain-containing protein, giving the protein MSFSRREFLRSAGLGIVAMGLPPPFLVRLAGAQTDSRKKVLVVVFQRGGMDGLNVVIPFKDRAYYQLRPNIAVAEPAAGAQYAIDLDGFYALHPALASLKNIYDKGQLAIVHAAGSPDNTRSHFDAQDYMEIGTPGIKSTPDGWLNRYLNEIKIADRPFRGVALGAQMPRMLAGAAPTVSLSSIEEFRLRNQSMAGALQKLYANSDDALLQKGVNSLFDAMTQLRQIEAKIPANNAAYPTGKLGAGLRQVARLIKADVGLEIAFAEIDGWDTHVNQGGATGQLANRLKELSDSLAAFHQDLGERIEDVVILTMSEFGRTARENGNRGTDHGHANVMFAIGGKVRGGKVYGRWPGLAPELLNEGRDLALTTDYRSVCSDVISRHLGQKDLAKIFPGFHGAAPLNMIG; this is encoded by the coding sequence ATGAGTTTTTCACGCCGAGAATTTTTGCGATCCGCCGGTCTTGGTATTGTCGCCATGGGTTTACCGCCGCCATTTCTCGTGCGCCTGGCCGGCGCCCAAACCGACAGCCGCAAAAAAGTCTTAGTCGTAGTTTTTCAGCGCGGCGGCATGGACGGCTTGAACGTGGTGATTCCCTTCAAAGACCGCGCCTATTATCAACTGCGGCCCAACATCGCCGTCGCCGAACCGGCGGCGGGCGCGCAATACGCCATCGATCTCGACGGTTTCTACGCGCTCCATCCCGCTTTAGCGTCACTGAAAAACATTTACGACAAAGGCCAATTGGCGATCGTCCATGCCGCCGGTTCGCCGGACAACACGCGCTCGCATTTCGATGCCCAGGATTACATGGAGATCGGCACGCCGGGGATCAAGTCGACGCCCGATGGCTGGCTCAATCGCTATTTGAATGAAATTAAAATTGCCGACCGGCCGTTTCGCGGCGTCGCCTTGGGCGCGCAAATGCCGCGCATGCTCGCCGGCGCCGCGCCGACAGTGTCGTTGTCGTCCATCGAAGAGTTTCGCCTGCGCAATCAGTCCATGGCCGGCGCGCTGCAAAAACTTTACGCCAACTCGGATGACGCGCTGTTGCAGAAAGGCGTCAACAGTTTGTTCGACGCCATGACCCAGCTGCGTCAGATCGAAGCGAAGATTCCCGCCAACAACGCGGCTTATCCGACCGGCAAACTCGGCGCCGGCCTGCGCCAAGTCGCGCGCCTGATCAAAGCCGATGTCGGATTGGAAATCGCCTTCGCCGAAATCGACGGTTGGGACACTCACGTCAACCAAGGCGGCGCCACCGGACAGTTAGCCAATCGCCTCAAAGAACTGTCCGACAGCCTCGCCGCATTTCATCAAGACCTCGGCGAGCGCATCGAAGACGTGGTAATTTTAACCATGTCGGAGTTCGGCCGCACCGCGCGCGAAAACGGCAACCGCGGCACCGACCACGGCCACGCCAACGTCATGTTCGCCATCGGCGGCAAAGTGCGCGGCGGCAAAGTCTACGGCCGCTGGCCCGGCCTGGCGCCGGAATTATTGAACGAAGGGCGCGACCTCGCCCTGACCACCGACTATCGCTCTGTTTGCAGCGACGTGATTTCGCGCCATCTGGGACAGAAAGATCTAGCGAAAATTTTCCCAGGCTTTCACGGAGCGGCGCCGTTGAACATGATCGGTTAG
- a CDS encoding ABC transporter ATP-binding protein produces MIGAAHPEEEILGKAYDARLMVRVLRYLRPYWKLLAVAFTFLMLQTGTQLLGPYITKVAIDRYIATKDVHGLDWMALAYLGVVLCSFVVLFIQTYTTEYTGQRAMHDLRMEIFSHLQKQDLAYFDRNAVGRLMTRTINDVETLNELFSTGVVGLLGDVSIVFGIAVMMLWLNWQLALVCLAAFPAILYISRFYRRRAREVYRESRMILGRLNAGLQENIAGVATVQSFGQEERMYRRFQEVNLSYRNVLLRSIRYNAVFFPVIEVFSAISIGLLLWRGADLIFANAVEAGVLVAFMQYIQRMFQPIRDLAEKYNIMQAAMASSERIFALLDDPETIKNPLEPKRAEKFAGAVEFQNVSLSYQAGEPVLKGVSFRVRPGEKIALVGATGGGKTSIISALCRFYDVDSGAILVDGIDVRQWNKQELRRQLGLVLQDVFLFSGDIATNITLGDGRIDEAQMREAARRAQIAPFIEKLPGAYHQEVQERGATLSQGQRQLLSFARALAFDPKILILDEATSSVDTQTEMAIQLALEELLKNRTALIIAHRLSTIKHADRILVIHKGEIWEQGTHDELLTRGGLYARLYDLQYRFQERDAAAEPALSTA; encoded by the coding sequence ATGATCGGCGCTGCCCATCCCGAAGAGGAGATTCTCGGCAAAGCGTACGACGCTCGGCTGATGGTGCGCGTGCTGCGCTATTTGCGGCCCTATTGGAAACTGTTGGCAGTGGCATTTACTTTTCTGATGCTCCAGACCGGCACCCAGTTGCTCGGTCCCTACATCACCAAGGTCGCCATCGATCGTTACATCGCCACCAAAGACGTTCACGGTCTTGACTGGATGGCGTTGGCCTATCTCGGCGTCGTGCTGTGCAGCTTTGTCGTCCTGTTCATTCAAACTTACACGACGGAATATACCGGCCAACGCGCCATGCACGATCTGCGCATGGAAATTTTTTCCCACCTGCAGAAGCAGGACTTGGCCTACTTCGACCGCAACGCCGTGGGTCGCTTGATGACCCGGACGATCAACGACGTGGAAACGCTCAACGAACTGTTCAGCACCGGCGTGGTCGGTTTATTGGGCGACGTGTCGATCGTTTTCGGCATCGCCGTGATGATGCTTTGGCTCAACTGGCAATTGGCCCTGGTCTGCCTCGCCGCTTTTCCGGCGATACTCTATATCAGCCGTTTTTATCGCCGGCGCGCCCGGGAAGTTTACCGCGAGAGCCGGATGATTCTCGGCCGGCTCAATGCCGGCTTGCAGGAAAACATCGCCGGGGTGGCGACGGTGCAATCCTTCGGTCAAGAAGAGCGCATGTACCGGCGCTTTCAAGAAGTTAACTTGAGCTATCGCAATGTCTTATTGCGCAGCATTCGTTACAACGCGGTATTTTTCCCGGTCATCGAAGTGTTCAGCGCGATTTCCATCGGACTGTTGCTGTGGCGCGGCGCCGACTTGATTTTCGCCAACGCCGTGGAAGCCGGCGTGTTGGTCGCCTTCATGCAATATATCCAGCGCATGTTCCAGCCGATCCGAGACCTGGCGGAGAAGTACAATATCATGCAGGCCGCGATGGCGTCGTCGGAGCGGATTTTCGCCCTGCTCGACGATCCGGAGACGATCAAGAATCCGCTCGAGCCCAAGCGCGCGGAAAAATTCGCCGGCGCCGTGGAGTTTCAAAATGTCTCGCTCTCCTACCAAGCCGGCGAGCCGGTGCTCAAGGGAGTATCTTTTCGCGTGCGACCGGGAGAAAAGATTGCGCTGGTCGGCGCCACCGGCGGCGGCAAGACTTCGATCATCTCGGCGCTGTGCCGATTTTACGATGTCGACAGCGGCGCGATTCTGGTCGACGGCATCGACGTCCGCCAGTGGAACAAGCAGGAGCTGCGGCGCCAGCTCGGATTAGTTTTGCAAGATGTGTTTCTTTTTTCCGGCGACATCGCTACCAATATCACGCTCGGCGACGGCCGCATCGATGAAGCGCAAATGCGCGAAGCGGCGCGCCGGGCGCAGATCGCGCCATTTATCGAAAAGCTGCCCGGCGCTTATCACCAAGAAGTGCAGGAGCGCGGCGCAACTCTGTCACAAGGTCAGCGCCAGTTATTGTCGTTCGCGCGCGCCCTCGCGTTCGATCCGAAGATTCTGATTCTCGACGAAGCGACCAGCTCGGTGGACACCCAAACCGAGATGGCGATCCAACTGGCGCTCGAAGAGTTGTTAAAAAACCGCACGGCGCTGATCATCGCGCACCGGCTGTCGACGATCAAACATGCCGACCGGATTCTGGTCATTCACAAAGGCGAGATTTGGGAACAGGGCACGCACGATGAATTGCTCACGCGCGGTGGCTTGTACGCGCGCTTGTACGATTTGCAATATCGTTTTCAGGAGCGCGACGCGGCGGCGGAGCCGGCGCTTTCGACAGCGTAA
- a CDS encoding ABC transporter ATP-binding protein → MSFVLFVVRSNSSIVCAADREPEDRKILRYYDRIKFLVERYRRLILLGLLSLVATDLAGIALPWLIKGGIDHALHARARDHSNLYFPLLILGAAALQGLFRFCWRINIHGFSRRCEADLRDRVFSHMQRLPLSYFQYQKTGDLMSRLTNDIHAVRELMGFGSLAIVDALVVILFSLALMITIDPWLTLWSMLAMPLIPIVVRYFGRQIFRWSRATQEQVSEMSAYVLENFSGIRVVQAYAQEENQIRGFSVISSEYRHRTMWLATLWGVFWPLMQVHAGVAATIVLWLGGRQVLLGSMTLGEFVAFNGYLAMLTWPLMAIGYTANQYQRGTAALSRIAEVLDTPVGARYLTEATVSPPPAVSGAIEFRRLTFAYGADQPAALRGITLSIPAGAVCGIIGETGAGKSTLVQALLRLHEPADETIFIDGIDVKKLPLRTLQSAVGYVSQDIFLFSGSVRDNLLLGVEDGAPEQVERAARVAQLTSAVESFSAGFETIIGERGVRLSGGQKQRTALARAIVKEPPIMILDDAFSSVDTETEEAILRELKQFMRGRTTLLISHRISTVRDADMIVYLRGGEIIEQGSHAELLARRGAYYELYRRQSLEREVAAVARAEAAP, encoded by the coding sequence ATGTCCTTCGTGCTCTTCGTGGTGAGATCGAATTCTTCCATCGTTTGCGCCGCGGACCGCGAACCAGAGGATCGAAAAATTCTTCGTTACTACGACCGGATCAAATTTCTCGTCGAGCGCTACCGCCGGTTGATCTTGCTCGGCCTGCTTTCGCTGGTCGCCACTGATCTCGCCGGCATCGCGCTGCCCTGGTTGATCAAAGGCGGCATCGATCATGCGCTCCACGCTCGGGCCCGCGACCATTCCAACCTTTATTTTCCGTTACTGATTCTTGGCGCCGCCGCGTTGCAAGGTTTGTTTCGCTTCTGTTGGCGCATCAATATCCACGGTTTCTCGCGCCGCTGCGAGGCCGATTTGCGCGACCGCGTGTTCTCCCATATGCAGCGCTTGCCGCTGAGTTATTTTCAATACCAAAAGACCGGCGATCTGATGTCGCGCTTGACCAACGACATTCACGCCGTGCGCGAGCTCATGGGCTTTGGATCCTTGGCGATCGTCGACGCTCTGGTGGTGATTCTTTTCAGTTTGGCGCTGATGATCACCATCGATCCTTGGCTGACGCTTTGGTCGATGCTGGCGATGCCGCTGATTCCCATTGTCGTGCGCTACTTCGGCCGGCAAATTTTTCGCTGGTCGCGCGCCACTCAGGAACAGGTGAGCGAGATGAGCGCATATGTGTTGGAAAATTTTTCCGGCATTCGCGTGGTCCAGGCCTACGCCCAGGAAGAAAATCAGATTCGCGGCTTTAGCGTTATCAGTTCAGAGTACCGCCACCGGACAATGTGGCTGGCGACGCTGTGGGGAGTTTTCTGGCCGCTCATGCAGGTGCACGCCGGTGTGGCGGCGACCATCGTACTTTGGCTTGGCGGCCGCCAGGTTTTGCTCGGCTCGATGACGCTTGGCGAGTTCGTCGCCTTCAACGGCTATCTGGCGATGCTCACCTGGCCGCTGATGGCGATCGGTTACACCGCCAATCAGTATCAGCGCGGCACCGCGGCGCTGTCGCGCATCGCCGAAGTTTTGGACACGCCGGTGGGAGCGCGCTACTTGACCGAAGCCACGGTGTCGCCGCCGCCGGCGGTTTCTGGGGCCATCGAGTTTCGCCGCCTGACGTTTGCCTACGGCGCCGATCAGCCGGCGGCGTTGCGTGGAATTACGCTCAGCATTCCCGCCGGTGCGGTGTGCGGCATCATCGGCGAGACCGGCGCCGGTAAGAGCACGTTGGTGCAAGCGCTGCTGCGTTTGCATGAGCCGGCGGACGAGACGATTTTCATCGACGGCATCGACGTGAAAAAACTGCCGCTGCGCACTTTGCAAAGCGCCGTCGGTTACGTGTCGCAAGACATTTTTCTGTTTTCCGGTTCGGTACGGGACAATCTTTTGCTCGGCGTCGAAGACGGCGCCCCGGAGCAAGTCGAACGGGCGGCGCGGGTCGCCCAGCTTACGTCCGCCGTCGAATCCTTCAGCGCCGGTTTCGAAACCATCATCGGCGAGCGCGGCGTGCGTTTGTCCGGCGGTCAGAAGCAGCGCACCGCGTTGGCCCGAGCGATCGTCAAAGAACCGCCGATTATGATTCTCGACGATGCCTTTTCCAGCGTCGACACCGAGACCGAGGAAGCGATTTTACGCGAGTTAAAACAGTTCATGCGCGGCCGCACGACGCTATTGATTTCCCACCGTATCTCGACGGTGCGCGACGCCGACATGATCGTCTATTTGCGCGGCGGTGAAATCATCGAACAGGGCAGCCACGCCGAGTTGCTGGCGCGGCGCGGCGCTTATTATGAACTGTATCGGCGTCAGAGTTTGGAGCGCGAGGTTGCCGCTGTGGCGCGCGCGGAGGCGGCGCCATGA